Proteins encoded in a region of the Burkholderia ubonensis subsp. mesacidophila genome:
- a CDS encoding RNA-guided endonuclease InsQ/TnpB family protein produces MILVYRYRVKSLNGLLNKQSRAVNYVWNFCNDTQKHALKWGKKWPTGFDLNMLTTGSSKALGIHSGTVNATCEQYAKSRSQHRRPYLRYRGRKSLGWVPLKGRDLKREGDAFRFAGNTFRVFSSRPLPDGKIKDGTNFAQDARGNWFLNIVIERPDVPARPIRSGVGIDLGLKDFATLSTGEKLPNDRFGRRAADKLAKAQRARKHKRHIAKLHAKVANARADFQHKLALDLVRRFDYIAVGNVSAAKLARTRMAKSVYDASWSSFRDKLRYKAMAHGATFEEVDESGSTRSCSSCGSQDSTTRPKGIAGLRIREWTCSGCGVVHDRDTNAALNILRCGRASPAVGTLRL; encoded by the coding sequence ATGATCCTTGTCTACCGATACCGGGTGAAGTCGCTCAACGGACTCCTGAACAAACAGAGTCGAGCGGTGAACTACGTGTGGAACTTCTGCAACGACACGCAGAAGCACGCGCTCAAGTGGGGCAAGAAGTGGCCGACGGGGTTTGACCTGAACATGCTGACGACCGGCAGCAGCAAGGCTCTCGGCATCCACTCCGGCACGGTCAACGCCACATGCGAGCAATACGCGAAATCGCGCAGCCAGCACCGTCGCCCTTATCTGCGCTATCGCGGCAGGAAATCGCTGGGCTGGGTGCCGCTGAAGGGGCGCGACCTGAAGCGTGAGGGCGACGCGTTTCGCTTCGCCGGCAATACCTTCCGCGTGTTCAGCAGCCGGCCGCTTCCCGACGGCAAGATCAAGGACGGCACCAACTTCGCGCAGGATGCGCGCGGCAACTGGTTTCTCAACATCGTGATCGAGAGGCCCGATGTTCCGGCACGCCCGATCCGTTCCGGCGTCGGCATCGATCTCGGCCTGAAAGACTTCGCCACGCTTTCGACCGGCGAGAAGCTGCCGAATGACCGGTTCGGCCGGCGTGCGGCCGACAAGCTGGCGAAAGCGCAGCGGGCACGCAAGCACAAGCGGCATATCGCGAAGCTGCACGCCAAGGTGGCGAACGCCCGCGCCGATTTCCAGCACAAGCTCGCGCTCGATCTGGTGCGGCGCTTCGATTACATCGCGGTCGGCAACGTGTCGGCCGCGAAACTCGCCAGAACCAGGATGGCGAAAAGCGTCTACGACGCATCCTGGTCGTCCTTCCGGGACAAGCTCCGTTACAAGGCGATGGCGCACGGAGCCACGTTCGAGGAAGTGGACGAAAGCGGTTCGACCCGGTCCTGTTCGTCGTGCGGGTCGCAAGACAGCACGACGCGGCCGAAAGGTATCGCGGGACTGAGAATAAGAGAGTGGACCTGCAGTGGCTGCGGTGTCGTGCATGATCGTGATACCAACGCTGCGTTGAACATTCTCCGATGCGGACGTGCATCGCCAGCTGTGGGAACCCTCCGCCTTTAG
- a CDS encoding fimbrial protein: MSEGMRQRVSPAVAWLRWIVLAVLVAAVQPAWALRCLTNGGSPSLTEPIGGVASYPTDAPDGYVIWVSPPRTTSGYCYKDQDGGKNLEVVDRIYFYANPAHMTPADWGLEIGIRYGGVDYFNATSNPGGGVPTKFSVPPCTQEDFNRRRCEQTKISIDYQIVVRKKGAWVQPTNDIYPVFQFDGELGLNGKATSFRYQLSGMRNLKPTPCLVDVLVTPEPGIVNFGQVQTSGRGFQPAVPRKRFSLSLTKRCSIPVRVDGYFEATKGSVQNGLLVPAADSNFGIGIEDSQGKAIEFNKQFMLTQFPANVANQSVMLDAVLKSFGPPKIGPFNASATIRVFLY; encoded by the coding sequence ATGAGCGAGGGTATGCGACAACGGGTGTCGCCGGCGGTGGCGTGGCTGAGGTGGATCGTGCTCGCGGTGCTGGTCGCGGCGGTGCAGCCGGCGTGGGCGCTGCGCTGCCTGACCAACGGCGGCTCGCCGTCGCTCACCGAGCCGATCGGCGGCGTCGCATCGTATCCGACGGATGCGCCGGACGGGTACGTGATCTGGGTGTCGCCGCCGCGCACGACGTCAGGCTATTGCTACAAGGATCAGGACGGCGGGAAGAACCTGGAGGTCGTCGACCGCATCTATTTCTACGCGAATCCGGCTCACATGACTCCGGCGGATTGGGGCCTCGAGATCGGCATCCGTTACGGGGGCGTCGATTACTTCAATGCAACCAGCAACCCCGGCGGCGGCGTACCCACCAAATTCTCGGTGCCGCCGTGCACGCAGGAAGACTTCAACCGCAGACGCTGCGAGCAGACGAAGATAAGCATCGACTATCAAATCGTGGTGCGCAAGAAGGGCGCATGGGTGCAGCCGACGAACGACATTTATCCGGTATTCCAGTTCGACGGCGAGCTTGGCCTGAACGGCAAGGCGACGAGCTTCCGGTATCAGTTGAGCGGCATGCGGAACCTGAAGCCGACGCCGTGCCTCGTCGACGTGCTGGTCACGCCGGAGCCGGGCATCGTCAATTTCGGGCAGGTTCAGACCTCGGGCAGAGGGTTCCAGCCGGCCGTGCCGCGCAAGCGGTTTTCGCTGTCGCTGACCAAGAGATGCAGCATCCCGGTGCGGGTCGACGGCTACTTCGAAGCGACGAAGGGCAGCGTGCAGAACGGCTTGCTGGTGCCGGCGGCCGACAGCAACTTCGGCATCGGCATCGAAGACAGCCAGGGCAAGGCGATCGAGTTCAACAAGCAATTCATGCTCACGCAGTTTCCGGCCAACGTAGCCAACCAGAGCGTGATGCTCGACGCGGTGCTGAAGTCGTTCGGACCACCGAAGATCGGGCCGTTCAACGCATCGGCGACGATCCGGGTTTTCCTTTACTGA
- a CDS encoding RelA/SpoT domain-containing protein encodes MAFPIPQFSRKGVTRAGNILINPAGVTPAAAQEAFDLINHWRACHTYPINTFQATLRARLKKVCTDALVGQRLKRVPSIAAKLERNPGMQLARMQDIGGLRAVVNTMAQVRTLRDLYVNGNLTHELVDEDDYIAAPKESGYRSVHLIYRYNNPSMTLYNGLCLELQIRTRRQHAWATAVETMGTFIDHALKANEGPQEWLEFFQVASAAISHMEQCVPPAAFQGMSEQAIWIDFVTRADRLEVVRKLKAFAVAANAISRDMSGGSYHLVILDADKRTVTVSSYGTRRIEEANLEYARAEEQARKDGNLQVVLVNTNSIESLRRAYPNYFLDTNQFLSIISTITKRLEAAGVVL; translated from the coding sequence ATGGCCTTTCCGATTCCGCAATTTTCGAGGAAGGGAGTTACGCGCGCTGGCAACATTTTGATCAACCCCGCCGGCGTCACTCCCGCCGCGGCCCAGGAAGCGTTCGATCTGATTAACCACTGGCGTGCTTGCCACACATATCCGATCAACACGTTCCAGGCGACTCTTCGTGCACGCCTTAAAAAAGTCTGCACGGACGCGCTCGTCGGGCAGCGATTGAAGCGTGTTCCGTCCATTGCAGCCAAGCTGGAACGGAATCCCGGCATGCAGCTCGCGCGGATGCAGGATATCGGAGGACTTCGCGCCGTAGTCAACACGATGGCGCAGGTTCGAACGCTTCGCGATTTGTACGTCAATGGAAATCTGACGCACGAACTCGTCGACGAAGACGACTACATCGCGGCGCCGAAGGAATCCGGCTACCGGAGCGTTCACCTCATCTATCGCTACAACAATCCATCGATGACGCTCTACAACGGTCTGTGCCTCGAACTGCAGATTCGCACGCGACGACAGCACGCCTGGGCTACGGCGGTGGAAACCATGGGCACGTTCATCGACCATGCTCTCAAAGCGAACGAGGGTCCGCAGGAATGGCTGGAGTTCTTCCAAGTCGCGAGCGCTGCTATCTCGCACATGGAGCAGTGCGTCCCACCGGCGGCATTTCAGGGGATGAGCGAGCAAGCAATATGGATCGACTTCGTTACGCGCGCCGATCGCCTCGAGGTTGTGCGCAAGCTGAAAGCATTTGCCGTTGCCGCAAATGCCATCAGCCGGGACATGAGCGGCGGGAGCTACCATCTTGTCATCCTCGATGCAGACAAACGAACGGTCACGGTTTCATCGTACGGTACGCGTCGGATTGAGGAGGCGAACCTCGAGTACGCACGCGCGGAGGAACAGGCCCGTAAAGATGGGAACCTGCAGGTCGTTTTGGTGAACACCAACTCGATCGAATCGTTGCGACGCGCCTACCCGAACTACTTCCTCGATACGAATCAGTTCCTGTCGATCATCTCCACGATCACGAAGCGACTGGAAGCTGCCGGCGTCGTCCTGTAA
- a CDS encoding RNA polymerase factor sigma-70 translates to MAMAEVLERPVTAAANPFRGNPSDRPSRPAPRARRAARPDAQGALLDVLIAHRAMLVNVARSFVGCASRAEDVVHDVFVKLVDFPNQDAVRQPVAYVTRMVRNASIDACRRQNLESLYHADEDDGFDVPSSEPTPEAALMTRDTLRRVSAALDDLPARSRAAFELVRLREETLQSAARALNVSQTLVHFMVRDAERHCAECLDACHRGVACPEFCGGRARRR, encoded by the coding sequence ATGGCAATGGCGGAAGTGCTCGAACGACCGGTCACGGCAGCGGCGAACCCGTTCCGCGGCAATCCATCCGATCGGCCGTCCCGGCCCGCGCCGCGGGCGCGCCGCGCGGCCCGGCCGGACGCGCAGGGCGCATTGCTCGACGTGCTGATCGCCCACCGCGCGATGCTCGTCAACGTCGCGCGCAGCTTCGTCGGCTGCGCGAGCCGGGCCGAGGACGTCGTGCACGACGTGTTCGTGAAGCTCGTCGATTTCCCGAACCAGGATGCGGTGCGCCAGCCGGTCGCGTACGTGACGCGGATGGTGCGCAACGCGTCGATCGACGCGTGCCGCCGGCAGAACCTCGAGAGCCTCTACCACGCGGACGAGGACGATGGCTTCGACGTGCCGTCGTCGGAGCCGACGCCCGAAGCGGCGCTGATGACGCGCGACACGCTGCGGCGCGTGTCGGCCGCGCTCGACGACCTGCCGGCGCGCAGCCGCGCGGCGTTCGAGCTGGTGCGGCTGCGCGAGGAGACGCTGCAGAGCGCGGCGCGCGCGCTGAACGTGTCGCAGACGCTCGTGCATTTCATGGTCCGCGACGCCGAGCGCCACTGCGCCGAATGCCTCGACGCATGCCATCGCGGCGTCGCGTGCCCCGAGTTCTGCGGCGGCCGCGCTCGGCGCCGGTAA
- a CDS encoding MbtH family protein, producing the protein MTQATTPSADTDDLVYTVVINDEEQYSIWPTFRAVPAGWREVGVHGPKADCLAHIETVWTDMRPASLRRAMDGETARRAS; encoded by the coding sequence ATGACGCAAGCCACGACGCCTTCCGCCGACACCGACGACCTCGTCTACACGGTCGTCATCAACGACGAAGAACAGTATTCGATCTGGCCGACGTTCCGAGCCGTGCCGGCCGGCTGGCGCGAAGTAGGCGTGCACGGCCCGAAGGCCGACTGTCTCGCGCACATCGAGACCGTCTGGACCGACATGCGGCCCGCGAGCCTGCGCCGCGCGATGGACGGCGAAACCGCGCGGCGCGCGTCGTGA
- a CDS encoding TauD/TfdA family dioxygenase yields the protein MTLLSLPTLDDLRIEPGLPTVVSPKGRDGMSLDEVAPLARAIAADTLERAGGVLFTGFHVLSIDAFQQFAAAFGDPLIGYEYASTPRSQVEGAVYTSTEYPPHRAIPLHNEQSYTREWPMRIWFHCALAATKGGATPIADSRAVYRALDPALVARFEQRELLYVRNFGQGLDLPWQQAFGTDDPREVERMCAARGIDCAWRTDDDGEPLLRTRERCQAVARHPRTGDRVWFNQANLFHLSALDEDMQEALIDAVGLDNVPRNVYYGDGAPLEADALAEIRAVLDRQRIVFPWQTGDVLMLDNMLTAHARDPFEGPRKVVVAMAQSYTVPRDRTED from the coding sequence ATGACCCTGCTTTCGTTGCCGACGCTCGATGACCTGCGGATCGAGCCGGGGCTGCCCACCGTCGTGTCGCCGAAGGGCCGCGACGGGATGTCGCTCGACGAGGTCGCGCCGCTCGCGCGCGCGATCGCGGCCGACACGCTGGAGCGCGCCGGCGGCGTGCTGTTCACCGGTTTCCATGTGCTGTCGATCGACGCGTTCCAGCAGTTCGCGGCCGCGTTCGGCGATCCGCTGATCGGCTATGAATACGCGTCGACGCCGCGCAGCCAGGTCGAAGGCGCGGTGTATACGTCGACCGAATACCCGCCGCACCGCGCGATCCCGCTGCACAACGAGCAGTCGTACACGCGCGAATGGCCGATGCGGATCTGGTTCCACTGCGCGCTCGCGGCGACGAAGGGCGGCGCGACGCCGATCGCCGACAGCCGCGCGGTGTATCGCGCGCTCGACCCGGCGCTCGTCGCGCGCTTCGAGCAGCGCGAGCTGCTGTATGTGCGCAATTTCGGGCAAGGGCTCGACCTGCCGTGGCAGCAGGCGTTCGGCACCGACGATCCGCGTGAGGTCGAGCGGATGTGCGCGGCGCGCGGCATCGACTGCGCGTGGCGCACCGACGACGACGGCGAGCCGCTCTTGCGCACCCGCGAGCGCTGCCAGGCGGTCGCGCGGCATCCGCGCACGGGCGACCGGGTCTGGTTCAACCAGGCGAACCTGTTCCATCTGTCCGCGCTCGACGAGGACATGCAGGAAGCGCTTATCGACGCGGTCGGGCTCGACAACGTGCCGCGCAACGTCTACTACGGCGACGGCGCGCCGCTCGAAGCCGACGCGCTCGCCGAGATTCGCGCGGTGCTCGACCGGCAGCGCATCGTGTTCCCGTGGCAGACCGGCGACGTGCTGATGCTCGACAACATGCTGACCGCGCACGCGCGCGACCCGTTCGAAGGGCCGCGCAAGGTCGTCGTCGCGATGGCGCAGAGCTATACGGTCCCGCGCGACCGAACGGAGGACTGA
- a CDS encoding ABC transporter ATP-binding protein produces the protein MTRSTAALAARGLTVGYRDHVVIDGLDLSIAAGRVTALCGPNGCGKSTLLRTLAGLQPALAGHVEVNGKPLASFKRRALARELTMLAQFNQIPSGLTVRELVAYGRYAYGGFLRGLSRADHAAIDEALATSGLACDAGRDVGALSGGERQRAWIAMALAQQAPIVLLDEPTTYLDIHHQLDILDALRELNRARGLTIVWVLHDLNQAAAYSDEIVLMRAGRVVAQGNPDAMLDPARLRAAFGVEMLKLAHPQTGAPMCVPAYGPSVAAAAQSAETCDRKLAV, from the coding sequence ATGACGCGTAGTACCGCCGCGCTTGCCGCGCGGGGGCTGACGGTGGGTTATCGCGACCATGTCGTGATCGACGGCTTGGACCTGTCGATCGCGGCCGGTCGCGTGACCGCGCTGTGCGGTCCGAACGGCTGCGGAAAAAGCACGCTGCTGCGCACGCTCGCGGGCCTGCAGCCTGCGCTGGCCGGCCACGTCGAAGTCAACGGCAAGCCGCTCGCATCGTTCAAGCGCCGCGCGCTCGCGCGCGAGCTGACGATGCTCGCGCAGTTCAACCAGATTCCGTCCGGCCTGACAGTGCGCGAGCTCGTCGCGTACGGGCGCTATGCGTATGGCGGCTTCCTGCGCGGCTTGTCGCGCGCGGATCACGCTGCGATCGACGAGGCGCTCGCGACGAGCGGGCTCGCCTGCGACGCGGGCCGCGACGTCGGCGCGCTGTCCGGCGGCGAGCGGCAGCGCGCGTGGATCGCGATGGCGCTCGCGCAGCAGGCGCCGATCGTGCTGCTCGACGAGCCGACCACCTATCTCGACATCCATCACCAGCTCGACATCCTCGACGCGCTGCGCGAACTGAACCGCGCGCGCGGGCTGACGATCGTGTGGGTGCTGCACGACCTGAACCAGGCCGCCGCGTACAGCGACGAGATCGTGCTGATGCGCGCGGGCCGCGTCGTCGCGCAGGGCAACCCCGACGCGATGCTCGACCCGGCGCGCCTGCGCGCGGCGTTCGGCGTCGAGATGCTGAAGCTCGCGCATCCGCAGACGGGCGCGCCGATGTGCGTGCCGGCGTACGGGCCGTCCGTCGCCGCCGCGGCGCAGTCGGCCGAAACCTGCGACCGGAAGCTCGCCGTATGA
- the fhuB gene encoding Fe(3+)-hydroxamate ABC transporter permease FhuB → MTTFAMRKRRAATVGGNVAQRSRAGALAIGMLLLIACVAALRAAPDLRAWWAAAPGSDADALARVFLFDLNLPRVAAALVAGGCLGIAGALLQSATRNPLASPDLLGVTGGAQLGLLAAMLVPALAGVASVPLLFVCGLAAAACAMLAAGGWRATPLRLVLAGSVCMLLFAALSTLLLAFFEQNIAGAALWSNGSLYQPGATGLKLAASWLVLPLAALPFVIRPLDPLALGDDAAAAAGVRVDAARLAATVVAVAFTSVAVSIAGPLSYVGLVAPNLLRQIRGARAARLAALVPLSALAGGALVLVTDSAVLASGLDTTLSTGVAIALVGTPLMLALIRRGAAWSGVLHAGPERAALGRATRFVGWLDGLRWPRRTALFALAGVLVLLAGTSAGPEWLTPARWQAALSGADPVARMLIDLRLPRLLCALLAGALLAASGVAMQSVVRNPLAGPEVLGVTQGAALVTLFALTRWPLAGGGVLAGAALAGGGISLAITLALNHRHRYAPLAVALTGIVIGTLWTTLAQWLITQESVQPARFVVWLAGGTYGRGWGEVAMLLPWCVLAVPVFAWLAQPLDMLALGDDQAAALGLPIAALRPLALVIATLAACAAVAAVGPVGFIGLMAPHVATMLGARRHRTRLWLAAACGALILGLADVAARTAVAPREVPAGVLTALIGTPYLLGLLIVEARRARRVGR, encoded by the coding sequence ATGACGACGTTCGCGATGCGCAAGCGCCGCGCGGCAACCGTCGGCGGCAACGTGGCGCAGCGCAGCCGCGCCGGCGCGCTGGCGATCGGCATGCTGCTGCTGATCGCATGCGTCGCCGCGCTGCGTGCAGCGCCCGACCTGCGCGCGTGGTGGGCCGCCGCGCCCGGCAGCGACGCCGACGCGCTCGCGCGCGTGTTCCTGTTCGACCTGAACCTGCCGCGCGTCGCGGCCGCGCTCGTCGCGGGCGGCTGCCTCGGCATCGCCGGCGCGCTGCTCCAGTCGGCGACGCGCAATCCGCTCGCGTCGCCCGACCTGCTCGGCGTGACGGGCGGCGCGCAGCTCGGCCTGCTCGCGGCGATGCTCGTGCCGGCGCTCGCGGGCGTCGCGTCGGTGCCGCTGCTGTTCGTCTGCGGGCTGGCCGCCGCCGCGTGCGCGATGCTCGCGGCGGGCGGCTGGCGCGCGACGCCGCTGCGGCTCGTGCTCGCGGGCAGCGTCTGCATGCTGCTGTTCGCCGCGCTGTCGACGCTGCTGCTCGCGTTCTTCGAGCAGAACATCGCGGGCGCCGCGCTGTGGTCGAACGGCAGCCTCTATCAACCGGGCGCAACCGGCCTGAAGCTCGCGGCAAGCTGGCTCGTGCTGCCGCTCGCCGCGCTGCCGTTCGTGATCCGGCCGCTCGATCCGCTCGCGCTCGGCGATGACGCGGCGGCCGCGGCCGGCGTGCGCGTCGACGCGGCGCGGCTCGCCGCGACGGTCGTCGCGGTCGCGTTCACGAGCGTCGCGGTCAGCATCGCGGGGCCGCTGTCGTACGTCGGCCTCGTCGCGCCGAACCTGCTGCGCCAGATCCGCGGCGCGCGCGCCGCGCGGCTCGCCGCGCTGGTGCCGCTGTCCGCGCTGGCGGGCGGCGCGCTCGTGCTCGTGACCGATAGCGCGGTGCTCGCGTCGGGCCTCGACACGACGCTGTCGACCGGCGTCGCGATCGCGCTCGTCGGCACGCCGCTGATGCTCGCGCTGATCCGTCGCGGCGCCGCGTGGTCCGGCGTGCTGCACGCGGGCCCCGAGCGCGCGGCGCTCGGCCGCGCGACACGCTTCGTCGGCTGGCTCGACGGCCTGCGCTGGCCGCGGCGCACCGCGCTGTTCGCGCTAGCGGGCGTGCTCGTGCTGCTCGCGGGCACGTCGGCCGGCCCCGAATGGCTGACGCCCGCGCGCTGGCAGGCGGCGCTGTCGGGCGCCGACCCGGTCGCGCGGATGCTGATCGACCTGCGCCTGCCGCGGCTCCTGTGCGCGCTGCTGGCCGGCGCGCTGCTCGCCGCGAGCGGCGTCGCGATGCAGAGCGTCGTGCGCAATCCGCTCGCAGGGCCGGAAGTGCTCGGCGTCACGCAGGGCGCGGCGCTCGTCACGCTGTTCGCGCTCACGCGCTGGCCGCTCGCGGGCGGCGGCGTGCTCGCCGGCGCGGCGCTGGCGGGCGGCGGGATCTCGCTTGCGATCACGCTGGCCCTCAATCACCGTCACCGCTACGCGCCGCTCGCGGTCGCGCTGACCGGGATCGTGATCGGCACGTTGTGGACGACGCTCGCGCAATGGCTGATCACGCAGGAAAGCGTGCAGCCCGCGCGCTTCGTCGTGTGGCTCGCCGGCGGCACCTACGGGCGCGGCTGGGGCGAGGTCGCGATGCTTTTGCCGTGGTGCGTGCTCGCGGTACCCGTGTTCGCGTGGCTCGCGCAGCCGCTCGACATGCTCGCGCTCGGCGACGACCAGGCGGCGGCGCTCGGCCTGCCGATCGCCGCGTTGCGGCCGCTCGCGCTCGTGATCGCGACGCTCGCCGCGTGCGCGGCGGTCGCGGCGGTCGGGCCGGTCGGCTTCATCGGGCTGATGGCGCCGCACGTCGCGACGATGCTCGGCGCGCGGCGCCATCGCACGCGCCTGTGGCTCGCGGCCGCATGCGGCGCGCTGATCCTCGGGCTCGCGGACGTTGCGGCCCGCACGGCCGTCGCGCCGCGCGAAGTGCCGGCCGGCGTGCTGACCGCGCTGATCGGCACGCCGTACCTGCTCGGCCTGCTGATCGTCGAGGCGCGCCGCGCGCGGCGCGTGGGGCGATGA
- the fhuF gene encoding siderophore-iron reductase FhuF, with protein sequence MTPPAVDARATCFASFAPAEFARYLDAVWLGMPEDAQAPGARVVPVTALSDHRDALLDAMVRHYGGDPAVHARALLSQWSKYYFGRAAPAGVVAALLLGRPLDMAPARTFVVLDDGMPAGLVFAHDALGEPCDDPAPRYAGLVAHLGAVIDLLAEMGRVTPRVLWSNAGNLLDYLLDVCRAQPCAAEPARDAAWLFRSACVDGESNPLRTPVRDAVPRSPLLPTPFRARRVCCLRYEIPGETQLCGSCPLLLTMDDAALAGQDAIR encoded by the coding sequence ATGACGCCGCCGGCTGTCGACGCGCGCGCGACGTGCTTCGCGTCGTTCGCGCCGGCCGAGTTTGCGCGGTATCTCGACGCGGTTTGGCTCGGCATGCCCGAAGACGCGCAGGCGCCGGGCGCACGCGTCGTGCCGGTGACCGCGCTGAGCGACCATCGCGATGCGCTGCTCGATGCGATGGTCCGCCACTACGGCGGCGATCCGGCCGTGCATGCGCGCGCGCTGCTGTCGCAATGGAGCAAGTACTACTTCGGCCGCGCGGCGCCCGCGGGCGTCGTCGCCGCGCTGCTGCTCGGCCGGCCGCTCGACATGGCGCCGGCGCGCACGTTCGTCGTGCTCGACGACGGGATGCCTGCCGGGCTGGTCTTCGCGCACGACGCGCTCGGCGAACCCTGCGACGATCCGGCGCCGCGCTACGCGGGCCTCGTCGCGCATCTCGGCGCGGTGATCGACCTGCTGGCAGAGATGGGCCGCGTCACGCCGCGCGTACTGTGGAGCAACGCCGGCAATCTGCTCGACTACCTGCTCGATGTCTGTCGCGCGCAACCATGCGCGGCCGAGCCCGCGCGCGACGCCGCGTGGCTGTTCCGGTCGGCGTGCGTCGACGGCGAATCGAATCCGCTGCGCACGCCGGTGCGCGATGCCGTGCCGCGCTCGCCGCTGCTGCCGACGCCGTTCCGCGCGCGCCGCGTGTGCTGCCTGCGCTACGAAATCCCTGGAGAAACGCAACTGTGTGGAAGCTGCCCCTTGCTACTGACGATGGACGACGCGGCGCTGGCCGGGCAGGACGCGATTCGCTGA
- a CDS encoding ABC transporter substrate-binding protein encodes MTAPGRRRALAQLAVLGAGWPLAAQAAATDAARGQGGVPLTGNPVVSQSSATMPARAQRVVVLEFMFAEALAALDITPVGMVDTAFYPGWLGYDNARFAHVTDVGSRQEPGLEAIAAVKPDLIIGVGFRHAPIFAALDRIAPTILFQFSPNVNEGGVPVTQLDWTRQIFRTIGAVTGRGARAQAVEAQLDAGLARNAKRLAAAGRQHERVALLQDLGLPDRYWAYTGNSTAAGLARALGLDLWPKKPTREGTLYVTSADLLTQRDLAVLFVTATGMDVPLDAKLDSPVWQYVPARKASRIALIERNIWGFGGPMSALKLADVMTDTLLALPRVR; translated from the coding sequence CTGACGGCGCCTGGCCGGCGGCGCGCGCTTGCGCAGCTCGCCGTGCTTGGCGCGGGCTGGCCGCTGGCCGCGCAGGCCGCCGCGACCGATGCCGCGCGCGGGCAGGGCGGCGTGCCGCTGACCGGCAATCCGGTCGTCTCGCAATCCAGCGCGACGATGCCGGCGCGGGCGCAGCGCGTCGTCGTGCTCGAATTCATGTTCGCCGAAGCCCTCGCGGCGCTCGACATCACGCCGGTCGGGATGGTCGACACCGCGTTCTATCCGGGCTGGCTCGGCTACGACAACGCGCGCTTCGCGCACGTGACGGACGTCGGTTCGCGGCAGGAGCCGGGGCTCGAGGCGATCGCGGCGGTCAAGCCCGACCTGATCATCGGCGTCGGCTTCCGGCATGCGCCGATTTTCGCGGCGCTCGACCGGATCGCGCCGACGATCCTCTTTCAGTTCAGCCCGAACGTGAACGAAGGCGGCGTGCCCGTGACCCAGCTCGACTGGACCCGGCAGATCTTCCGCACGATCGGCGCGGTCACGGGGCGCGGCGCGCGTGCGCAGGCGGTCGAAGCGCAGCTCGACGCCGGCCTCGCGCGCAACGCGAAACGGCTCGCGGCGGCCGGCAGGCAGCACGAGCGCGTCGCGCTGCTGCAGGATCTCGGGCTGCCCGACCGCTACTGGGCGTATACGGGCAACAGCACGGCGGCCGGGCTCGCGCGCGCGCTCGGCCTCGACCTGTGGCCGAAGAAGCCGACCCGCGAGGGCACGCTCTATGTGACGTCGGCGGACCTGCTCACGCAGCGCGACCTGGCGGTGCTGTTCGTGACCGCGACCGGCATGGACGTGCCGCTCGACGCGAAACTCGATTCGCCGGTCTGGCAATACGTGCCCGCGCGCAAGGCCAGCCGGATCGCGCTGATCGAGCGCAACATCTGGGGCTTCGGCGGCCCGATGTCGGCGCTGAAGCTGGCCGACGTGATGACCGATACGCTGCTGGCGTTGCCGCGGGTGCGGTGA
- a CDS encoding bleomycin resistance protein → MEWAALVPELICTDLVRSMTFYRDLLGFRVRFERPEDRFAYLDLGHAQLMLEQQNPESWLTGPMQFPRGQGINLQIEVDSIEPIHHRLRDAGIALFAEPRTSWYRQDDLEHGQIEMLVQDPDGYLLRLVEILDERPYRA, encoded by the coding sequence ATGGAATGGGCCGCTCTCGTTCCGGAACTGATCTGCACGGACCTCGTCCGCAGCATGACGTTCTATCGTGACCTGCTTGGCTTCCGGGTTCGCTTCGAGCGCCCCGAGGATCGCTTTGCCTATCTCGACCTCGGGCACGCCCAGCTGATGCTCGAGCAGCAGAATCCGGAGAGCTGGCTGACCGGCCCGATGCAATTTCCGCGTGGGCAAGGCATCAATCTGCAGATCGAGGTCGACTCGATCGAACCCATTCACCACCGCTTGCGCGACGCAGGCATCGCGCTGTTCGCCGAGCCGCGGACATCCTGGTATCGCCAGGACGATCTGGAGCACGGTCAAATCGAGATGCTGGTGCAGGACCCCGACGGTTATCTTCTGCGTCTGGTGGAAATCCTGGACGAGCGGCCGTATCGGGCGTAA